In Leucoraja erinacea ecotype New England chromosome 20, Leri_hhj_1, whole genome shotgun sequence, the DNA window atactgaggccgcgactagttcccagaatagcgaacatgtggcgatcatgaggcgagagCAGAGTTTCCTGCACTCGCCtcaaaagttgcctaagtgggacaggcccttaaatgtgacatctccgaatttgcggatgacgcaaagctgggtggcagtgtgagctgcgatgcgggtgctatgaggctgcaggatgacttggataggttgggtgagtgggcagacgcatggcagatggcagtttaatgtggataaatgtgaggttatccactttggtggcaacaggaaggcagattattatctgaatggtagacacaaaaagctggagtaactcaacaggacaggcagcatctctggagagaaggaatgggtgacgtttcgggtacagACAtcccttcagactcgacccgaaatgtcacccattccttctctccagagatgctgcctgtcctgctgagttactccagcattttgtgtttatcttcggtttaaaccagcatctgcagttccttcttactctttGGTttttggtgtcagattaggaaaaggggaggtgcaaccagacccgggtgtgcttgtacatcagtcactgaaatttagcatgcaggtacagcaggcagtaaagaaagctaatggtatgttggccttcatagcgagaggatttgggttttggagcaaggagatcctactgtagttgtacagggccctgatgagaccagggccctggagtattgtgtgcaattttggtctaatttgaggaaacacattattgctattgaaggagtgcagcttaggtccaccaggttaattcccgggatggtggaactgacatatgatgaaagaatgggtcgactgggcatgtattcactggaatttagcaggatgagagggcatcttatagaaacatataaaattcttaaaaaggattggacaggctagatgcaggaagaatgttcccgatgttgggggagtccagaaccaggggtcacagtttaagaataaggggtaggccatttaggactgagatgaggaaaactttcacttagagagttgtgaatctgtggaattctctgacacagaaggcagtggaggccaattcactggatgttttcaagagttagatttagctcttagggataaaggaatcaagggatatgggtactgattttagatgatcacccatgatcatattgaatggtagtgctgtctcgaagggccgaatggctactcctgcacctatttttctatgtttctgacacCACATCGACTCCCACCTCTGTTACACACTATTCTCTCCTCTCCTATTCTCCTACCCCTCATCCTCGCCATTCTTCTACACTCCATCCtatcccttccctctccttcacCCCATCCCCTCTACCTTACCATCCCCCTCAGCTCTTAACCCCATCTCCTAcacccattccctcccctcctgCTCCTCCCATTTCTCCCCTGCCCTCACCTCCACACCCTGCCCCATCCCTCAACCCCCTCCACACCCTGACCTTCCCTCCATACCTTCCCCTGCATCTCctgtccttcccctctccccaaacCTTGCCCTTCCCTCTATCTCACCCCTCCCggctcctcctcacccccctcctcattCCTCCACCACTcgctccttccccttctctctcccaccacccccacagTCCCGGCGCCAGGACACGGACACAGGgcctcactcgctcactcaccccCCCGTCAGCGCCCGCCGGCCGGGCCCGGTGCAACCTCCTGTCCGCTCCGCCCGGCGGAACCGATGTCCGGGGTGCGGGGTTCCAGGGGAAGAGCGCAGGGCAGCGCCGggcccggggagggggagggggcgttgAGGACGCGGGGCCGATGCTGCTCTTCTGTCCCACCTGTGGCAACGTCCTCATCGTGGAGGAAGGGCAGAAGTGTTACCGGTTCGcctgcaacacctgcccctatgTCCACAACATCACCCGGAAAGTGAGGGGGGAGTGTGGATGGAGGGGcagtgggagggaagggaggaggagaggaggggtgaagtaatgggagggagagtgtgggaggggtGGACGGAAGGAAGGGGATGAAGGatagaggtagatggtagatgggAGGGTGAATGGGTGGGGAGTagagtgatggagggtgtgtgctgAAGGGGTTGGAGGGTAGGACTTGGggtggaaggaaggggaggatgaTGGATAGAGAGGTggtagagaggagagaaggatggatggggtggagaaaggggaggtggaggagggtgaATGGGGAGAGGAGGACGCATGAAGGGAGTGATGAAAGAGTGAGGGGAGGAGcatggagggagtgagggagaggaggatggggttgTGGAGGAAGGGTTAAGAGGGAGGGAGGACAGAGAGGGGTAAAGGAACTCGGAATGGTAGAGGCAAGGGAAGAAATTAAGGAGACTAGCCATTGTCAGAATGATTAAAACTAGCCTGATGACTTGCCCATCCTTGGATTAAATGTAGAAGGGTTTATAAACATTTTGTTGGAAAATGCTGCATGAAACAGAATTGCTGAATTGCGTTTAAGACATGTTTCCTCTTCACTTCTTCAAATGTCCATGTGGAATAGCATATATTTCTCTTTTGCGTTTAAGATAACCAACAGAAAATATCCTAAGCTGAAAGAAGTTGATGATGTGTTAGGTGGTGCTGCAGCTTGGGAAAATGTGGACTCTACAGCAGGTATGGCATGTACTAACAAAATTATATCCAAAATTAAGCATTATGATGGTACTGTAGGTTGGACTGTTCTGAAATGATATGGTTGTTGTGGATGTCTCGAGTTGTAGTAATTTACAATGATACTTATGCAAATCCAAACGTTTTAgaatgtgactttttttttttaatttaggaaTATAAACAAAGTATGTGATTGTTAAGATTGTTTATAAAATCTAACCACGTCTACTAATACTTAACCCACTGCTACGTGATAGTCTTGACGATGATGTGGGTCACTGTAGCTAAGTTGGGAACACAGTGGAGCGGCTCAATGTCAGATTTAGTAAAGCCTCTGACTCGCAGCTCGTCCTGAGTTTCTTCCTGACCACCGGTGCTGAATATGTCTGGTGTCCTTTCTCATGGATGagcgagagagagtcaagagtggtttattgtcataggtcccgAAATTGAATAATGAAATAATGAAACCCATAACAAAACAAGTACAGgtacatatatataaaaaaaagaacaaacaaacaaataatagtgcaaagatgaAAATAATGTCCCAAGTCTGTCGTTCGAATCTTATTTGGAGATTGTGTTGTTTAAtgacctgatggttgtagggaagatggTTAtaggacatgtgtaggaaggaactgtggatgctggtttaaaccgaagatagacacaaaaagctggagtatctcagtgggtcagacagcatttctggagagaagggattggtgACATAAAggaatattccttttctccagagatgccatctgacccgttgagtaactccaactttttgtgtctgtctatggttatatgatatgtaggttaattggccaatgtGAGTTGGCACTGGTGTGCAAGTGAGGGGCAGATATTGAGAGAGCCGTCAGGAATCTGGACAGAAAACATTGGATTTCTACAGgatcagtgtaaatgggtgcttgatggtgtgGTGGACTCAGTGAACCAAATAatatgtttctgtactgtatgacccTATTCACCACATATGAATTCCCGTTCAAGCACTGAATGATCTTTGTTGTGTTTTATACAATGGTGGGTATCTTGGGTCTGAAACTGCGGGCCTGTACGAAGTTGAGGACAAATAAAAATAACGAGGTTGAAGTTGTGGACAAGTTTCATGAATCAGGTGACCTTTGTCCTAAGGCCTCAAAGATAAGGTGGCTGCTGAGATTGTGGATTGATTAGTTGCTTTGatcgaaagtgggataatatagaactagtgtgagcaggtgattgaTGTCAGTGGGCCAATTAGCTTTGCCATTACATTGATAGAATTCTGTTAACAAAATAGGTTTAGACAGGTAAAAGTAACAAAGCTGTACTAATTAGGACTTTCATTATAGAATCATGTAGATAGTCATAGTCatgcggcatggaaacaggccctttggtccaatttgCCCTCGCCGAcccacataccccatctacactagtcccatctgcgtgcatttggcccatatccctctaaaccaacctatccatggacctgtccaaatgttttttaaacatttattttaaacttaACGTTTAGTTGACAAATGTTTTTGCTGCCGACTCTTAACAAAAGTAATTAATTTTGTACTACTCAAAAGTAGACTTGGTTTCTTTAAGATtaattctctctcttcttttatGCAGAAACCTGTCCCAAATGTGAACATCCTCGGGCATATTTTATGCAAATACAAACCCGATCTGCTGATGAACCCATGACCACATTTTACAAGTGTTGTAAACTAGTATGCGGACATCGGTGGAGAGATTAAAACCCCAGCATAGGAAATTTAGGCCACAAATTGAAAGAACACGTTCTGAATTATTGATATGAtggagagaaaaacattttttttgcaatagTTAAGCTACCAGCTAATGTTTATTCAAACTCATTTAAATTGCTGTTCAGTCCATTTTAATCCACGTATTTAGTGTTTTAGAATGTTTGTTGTTTTGTTTGACGCTttaatgtacaataaatgtattttcctTGACTAATTTAATTTTGATGGATAATTTGTGAATTACACTTGGCAGACTTGACTTTTATGCTGCATACTTGGTACTAAACATTGGGGTTCTGAATAAAATTGAGCTCATTCAGAATTCATGCACAGTCATAATACTGTTGCAGAAGAGGAGCTCCCAACATCTGCTGCACAGCCGTGCTGGAGCGGACCTGGCTGGTAGATGCTGCGGGCAAGTTCAATCGCAGCATCCAAAGTGACCGCCGGGAACAAGGACGGACCGGACAAGTGGCCAAC includes these proteins:
- the polr3k gene encoding DNA-directed RNA polymerase III subunit RPC10, which produces MLLFCPTCGNVLIVEEGQKCYRFACNTCPYVHNITRKITNRKYPKLKEVDDVLGGAAAWENVDSTAETCPKCEHPRAYFMQIQTRSADEPMTTFYKCCKLVCGHRWRD